The DNA region CGTGGGTCGTCGTGGTCGGCGCGCCGAAGTCGTAGCTGCCGGGAGCGAAGGTGTTGCGCAGCACGCCGTAGCCGCGGGAGGAGACGTAGAACGGCACCGCGTTGGGGTTGCCGCCGTCGTTCCAGTTGAAGTCGCGCGAGATCTTGATCGTCTCGCCGCGGTGGCTGAACCGGCCGTTCTGCATCCCGCCGCCGAAGAATTGCTCCTCGGCACCGCGCTCCAGGTGCTGCGCCGTGCCGTTGTCGTCCCAGGTCAGTGGCGAGGACTCCGCCATCAGCACGCGTCCGCTCGGGTCGGTGAGACGCAGCGTGATCGGCCGCTTCGTCACGGTCAGCACGGCCTCGCCGGTGCTGATGACGTACGCCGCGTCGGTCTCCTTCACCTGCGACCGCCCGCCGGGGTAGTCGCGCTTGACGACGATGTCGGCGTCCGGAGCACCGGGGTCGGTGGGGTCCTCGTTGGCCGGGTCGTCGAACTCGCCGTTCGGGGCCAGGCGTACGCGCACCATGTCGGCGTCCTCGAAGGTCACGCGCAGTGCGGCCTCTCCGGAGGCGAAGGTGTAGCTGTCGCCGTCGTGCTCGAAGCCGGTGACGTCGCCGAGCTCGTTCGTCGCCTCGGCCGCCACCGAGCTCACCGGGCTGAGTGCGACCAGGCCTGCGGCCAACGCGACGCCCGTGACCAGAAACCGTCTGAATGATTGATTGAACATGATCACATCACGCCCTAATTAGTCAGAATCAATCGAAGCCGAGGGCGAGCGTAGCGTGGGTCACACGGCGCGGTCCACCCTCGGTCCACCGATCAGGGCGAGCAGGCGCGCGGCCTCGCCGGCGACCGCGTCACGGCCGGCGCCGAGGTACTTGCGGGGGTCGACCTTCGTCTCGTCCGTCAGCGCCGCGCGCACGGCTCGGGTGAACGTCGCGTTGAGGTGGGTCGCGATGTTGACCTTGGTCATCCCCGCGGCGATCGCCGCGACGATGCCCTCGTCGGGAACCCCGGAGGAGCCGTGGAGGACGAGCGGCACGTCGACGGCATCGGCGAGCCGGGCGATGAGCTCGTTGTCGAGCGAGGCCGTACGCGTCGTCATCGCGTGCGAGGAGCCGACCGCGACGGCGAGCGCGTCGACCCCGGTGGCCTCCACGTACGCCGCGGCCTCGTCCGGCCGGGTGCGGACCCCGGGTGCGTGCACGCCGTCCTTGCCGCCCACCTCGCCGAGCTCGGACTCGATGGAGGCGCCGCGCTCGTGGCACCAGGCCGCGACCTTGGCCGTGGCGGCCACGTTCGAGTCGTAGTCGAGCTTGGAGGCGTCGAACATCACCGAGGGACAGCCCAGCTCGACGGCCTCCTCGACGAGCTCGACGCGGGTCGCATGGTCGAGATGCACGCACACCGGCACCGTGGCCCGCTCGGCGATCGCGAGGGTCGCCCCCAGCAGCGGCCCGAGAGCACCACGGTAGTCGGCGGTGTTCTCGGAGATCTGCAGGACGACCGGGCGGCCGGCCTGCTCGGCGCCGGCCACGATCGCCTCGGCCAGCTCGAGCTGGATGACGTTCATCGCGCCCAGCCCGCGTCCGGTCCCGCGGGCGTTGTCGAGCAGCAGCGACATCGGTACCAGCGGCATGTCAGGGCTCCTTGTGGTCGATCCGTGCGACGCTGAGGCTTGCCAGGACCGAGGCGTACGTCTCGGTGTCGATCTCGCCGGCGACCGGCGTGGCCACCGCGGCGGCGCCCAGCGCGGCGGCATCGCGGAGGATCTCCGGCCACGGCCTGCCGTGGGCGAGGCCGCGGGCGATCCCCGCGGCGGTGGCGTCGCCGGCACCGGTCGGATTTCCGGCGATCCCGGCAGGCGGGCTCACCTCCCAGCAGACGCCGTCGGCGCATGCGATCAGCCCGAGGCGTCCCCGGGTCAGCACGATCGGTCCGCCGTGTCGGGTGGCGAGCTCGGTGACCGCTGCGACCGGGTCCTCGGGGGCGTGCCAGAGAAGGCGTGCGGCCTCGTCCTCGTTGGGCGTCAGCACGGCGCCGGTCCCGACCGCGGCCGCGAGGGCGGCGTCGTCGAGATCGAGGAGGACCGGGACCCCGGCGGCAGCGGCGAGGCGTGCGATCCGTGCCGGCAGGTCGACGGGCACGCCGGGGGCCAGGCTGCCGGAGACGGTGAGAGCCGTCGCGTCCACGACCCAGTCCCCAAGGAGGTCGAGCATCCGCAGGTCTGCGCCGGGCGCGGCCTGCCGGCCCGGCTCCCACAGCGAGGTCGTCGACCCGGTGGCGGCGACGACCACGGTGCGGCGTACCTCCTCGAGCTCGGGCAGGAAGGTGGAGGGCAGCTCGCTCGCCAGGGCTTCGGCGAAGGCATCGTCGGCAAGACCGACGGCATGCGTCGGCTCGCCCAGCTGGTGCAGCACCCGGGCGACGTTGACGCCCTTGCCGCCGAGGCGGCTGGTGACCTCGGCGACCCGGTGGACCTCGCCGACGGTCAGCCGGGGCAGCCGGTAGGTCACGTCGATCGCCGGGTTGAGCGTGACCGTGAGGATCATGGGTTCGTCCTCACCGCGGCCAGGGCCAGCCGGGCGGCACCGACCAGACCGGCTCGGCCGCCGAGGGCGGAGAGGCGTACGGGCGGGACCGCCGTGACGCCGGCCCGCTCGCGCATCCGGGCCTGCAGCGGGTCGAGCAGGGCTCTCCTGGCCTCGGCGACGCCGCCGCCCAGGATGATCTCGCCGGGCGCGAGCAGGGCACCGACCGCGAGGAACCCGTCCGCGAGCGCGGTGATCGCCGCGGACCAGACCTCGGCGGCGAGGCGGTCGTACTCCGCCCGCGCGACCAGCTCGGCCACGCCGGAGACCCTGATGTCGCCGCCCAGCGACGCATACCTCTCCAGCATCGCGCGCGCACCCACGTACGCCTCCACGCAGCCGCGCAGCCCACAGCCGCACCGCGGCCCAGCCGGGTCGACCACCAGGTGGCCGATCTCGCCGGCCTGCCCGGAGACCCCGAGGATCGCCCTCCCCCCGACGTACGTCACCGCAGCAACACCCGTCCCGAGCACGGCCACGAACGCGGAGGCCGGCGAGCCGGCGTCCTCCCAGATCGCACCCGCGGCAGCGGCCGTGTCGTGCACGACCGTGACCGGAAGACCCAGGCGCTCGGCGAGCGGGGCCGCCACGAGGGTGTCGACGAGACCGAGGTTGACCGCCCTGCGGGAGATACCGGCCTCGGCGTCGACGAGACCGGGGAAGGCGACCCCGACGCCGGCCACCTCCGCGCGAGCCGCGGGACTCAGGCCGGCGAGGAGCCCTTCACCCATCCGCGCGATGTCGTCGAGCACCGCCGGACCGGTCCGGGTGGCCACCCGCGACTCGGCGATCACCACGTCTGCGGCGCCGACCACCGCTCCGCGCACCGAGGTGCCGCCGACGTCGAAGGCCAGGGCGAGCGCCGGCATCACGCTGGAGGGGCGGCAGTCGGGTCGAGGATGATCGAGCGCGTGAGGTTGCGCGGCGCGTCGGGATCGAGCCCGGCTCGCCGGGCCCGCTCGACGCAGAGCAGGTGCACGCGCACCAGCTCGGCGAGCGGGTCGACCTCGTCGTGGATCAGGTCGGCGCCGGTGACCGCGACGTCCTCGGCGAACCCGGGCACCAGGTCACCGAAGGCCCACACGACCCGGCCGGGTGCGCTGATCGAGAGCGGACCGTGGCGGTACTCCATCATCGGGTAGGACTCGGTCCACAGCTGCGCGGACTCCCGCAGCTTGAGGGCCGCCTCCTGGGCCACGCCGTTGGTCCAGCCTCGGCCGACGAAGGTGAGCTGGTCGGCGGTCAGCGCCGGGCCGAACCCGCTGACGCCGGCGTCGATGATCCGCTGGGCCTGCTCGGCGGCCAGGCTCAGGTCGCGGCCGAGGTGCCAGCGCAGCATGGCGAGCGCGGTGGTCGCGAAGCGGGTCTGGACCACCGACTTCTCGTCCACCTCGGGCATCAGGATCGGCTCCGCCAGCTCGAGCGCCGGGGTGCCGGGCGAGGAGGAGATCACCGAGGCCGGGATCTTGCCGTTGACGCGGGTGAGCAGGTCGATGACCTCGGTCGTGGTTCCGGACCGGGTGATGGCGAGCAGCCGGTCGTAGCCCCGGTCGATCCGGGCCTCGGTCGGCGTCCAGGCGTCGGTGACGCCCTGGCCCTGCTCCTCCCGGAGCGCGGCGTAGGCCTGTGCCATGTAGAGCGAGGTGCCGCAGCCGACGACCGCGACCTTCTCCCCCGGCCGCGGCAGGGCGCCGGCGTTGCGTTCGGCGGTGCTCCTGGCGGCCATCCAGTTGGCGGGCTGGGTCGCGATCTCGGCAGCGAGATGTGTCGTCGGTGCTGGTCCGGTCATGGCTGAATCATCCAACGCATTGATCGTTTATGTCAATAACGGTGCTTAAATGATCATTTTCGCTCACCAGCAATCACGATCTCCGCCCCCTGCTCGGCCAGCGCCTTTGCTAGCGCCTCGGGCACCGCACGGTCGGTGACCAGCATGGAGACGCTGTCGAGGTCGCGGATGCGCGCGAAGGTCGGGTGCTCGAGCTTCGTGCTGTCGGCCACGACGATGGTGCGCTGCGCGGCCGCGATGAAGTCGGCGCTGATCTTGGCCTCGGCCGGGTGGATCGTGGTGAGCCCGGCACGGGTGCTGATGCCGTCGACGCCGAGGATCGCGGTGTCGATGTTGATCTTCGACAGCACGCCCTCGCTCAACGGGCCGACCAGCTCGTAGGACTGGGTGCGGGCGGCGCCACCGGTCACCACGATGTTGACGTTGGGCCGGATCGAGAGCTCGTAGGCGATGTTGAGCGCGTTGGTGACGACCGTGATGCTGTCGTCCTCGGCCAGGTCGGGGTGGCGCCCGATCGAGCGGGCCACCTCGCTGGTCGTCGTCCCGCCGTTGAGCGCCACGGTCTCGCCCGGCACGAGCAGGTCCGCGACCGCGGCCGCGATCGCCCGCTTGGCCTCCGCCTGGCGGCCGATCTTGTACTGCAACGGCAGCTCGTACGCCGAGCCGAGCGCCGTCGCGCCGCCATGTGTCCGGGTGACCAGCCGCTGGTCGGCGAGGTGCCCGATGTCGCGGCGGGCGGTCGCCGCCGAGACACCGAGCGCGCTCTCCACCTCCGCGATCGAGACGTGCCCGTGCTCGCTGATCAGCTCGAGCAGCTGGTTGAGTCGCTGTTGTCTCATGGGCCCCCTTCCTGGGTCCCGGACAGCCTACGCAGATCTCACCCTCCGCAGTGGAAGGTCGCGTCGGCCCAGTCGCCGTGGTCGTTGCCGTTCCCGTCGCCGGCATCGCCGACCACGAGGTCGACGTAGTCGGCGCCGGTGACGTCGGCGGTGATCGACGCGGTGGCGCTGGCCGGCCCGAGCGTGCCGGTCTCGGCGACCGTCCGGCCGTCCGCGACGACCGAGAACCTCACCGAACCCCGGGTTGTCTGGACGTCGTCGACCCCCACGTCGGCGGTGAAGCCGGTGCAGTTGCCGGCCAGGTAGTAGCGGACCGTCGAGACGGCGTGCGCGCCCAGCCCCTTGGCGTAGACCTTGCCGGCGAGCGTGATCGGCCCGCCGTCGCCGGCGGCGTTCTCCCCCACGCTGGTGTCGCGCTCGACCGGCCCCCAGCCGTTGCTGGCCGAGATCCAGCCGAGATCGCTGGCATAGGTGTCCGCGGCCGGCGGGGGCGGTGCGGTCTGCACCGTGGCCGCGCGCGTCACCGTGCGGGTCTTCCCACCGACGTCGTACGTCGCGGACGCATCGAGCCGATAGCTCGACTCGGCCGCATCGGCGGGCGGCGTGACCTTCCAGGTGACGGCATGACGCTCTCCCGGAGCGAGCGCGTCGAACGCCGCCGGGGTGGTGGCCTCCGCCGTCCACCCGTCGGGGACGTCGAGGGCGATCAACCCGGTGCCGGTCGCCGACGCCTCGTCGCTGGTCAGTGTCGTGGTGACCTCGGCGGCCGCGCCCGGCAGCAGCTTCTCCTCACCGGCGTCGACGGCGAGGGTGGCGCAGGCCGGCAGGTCGCCGGCCTCACCGAGGTCCTCGACGGTGAAGTCGTCGATGCTGATGTCGCCGCTCGCTCCGTTCTCGTCCGCGGTCCGCAGGCCGACCCAGTAGTCGCCGCAGCCGCCAGCCACGAGCTCGTCGCTGAACCGGGCCGTCTCGACCTGTCTGCCGATCGGGCGGGCAGCGACCTCGACCGAGCGCGGCTCGCCGCTCGCGACCGAGTCGTAGCCCGTCACCCACTCGTAGTCGTCGGCCCGCTCGGTCTGGTGGTCGAAGGAGACCCGGTAGCGGTGGCCGGGCTCGAGACGTACGGTCTGCGGGACCGTGCGGTAGACGAGGCCGCCGTTCTCGGCGTGCGACTTCAGCGACCAGTCGCCGCTGATCACGTCATCGGTGACCTTGCCGTTCCAGCCGCTCTGCGTGTACGGCTCGTGCCGCTCGGCCAGGTGGGTGCGCGGGTCGGTGACGCCGCCCGAGGTGCCCTTGACGAACGGCGACCACCCCTGGACGACCTCCTCGAAGTCCTCCTGGGCGACGACCTTCGCCCCCGGCGCGGCGGGCAGATCGCGGTCGATCGGGACGACGCGTACGTCATCGAGACGGACACGACCCGAGCCCGCCTCCGCGGAGATCTTGACGGTCGCGGTGCCATCGTGGGCGGCGTCGAAGGGCACCTCGACCCGCTGGAAGTAGGTGCTGTGCAGCTCGTCGGCGGCGACCAGGTTCTTCGCGGTCGAGCGCTCGACGCGGTTGGTGTAGGTCTTCCCGCCGGAGGTGACGGTGACCGTGGTGGCGCGGCTGTGGCCGGGCTCGACCTCGACCCAGACGCCCAGCGCGTTGCGGCCGCTGCGCAGGCCGGTCAGGCGCTGGCTGATCGCGGCCTTCCCGCCGGCGCCCAGGACGGCGACCCGCTGCCCGGTCGAGGTACGTCCCGTCGCGGCCGACCCGCTGGGGTGCCACGCGTCGAGGGTGCCGGCGTTGAAGCCGGGGTCGGCGATGTGGCTGCCCTGACCCCACTGCGGGTCGGGCGAGCCGCCGGGAGACTTCGTGAGGACGTACGCCGTCCCGGGCTTCGCGTCGAGCGTGACCTTCCCGGAACGGACCGGCACGCTGCCGGCCGCGACCCGGCCCTGCTCGGTGAGCCGGTAGACGTTGAGCCGGCTGCTGTCGCTCCACCCGTCGGTGAGGCTCCAGGTGGTCCGGCCGCCGTCGGTGTTGTAGTGGTAGAGCTTCGAGTCGTTCTTCCACGGGAGCAGGTAGGCGTCGCCGTCGAGGACGAGGTCGCCGTCCTGGTAGATCTTCCGGGTCGCCGCGGTCGTGCCGGTGTTGACGACGCGGACGCCGCCGTCCTGGACGACCTCGTCCGGGCTCCAGCGCAGGATCGGGTTCTGCTGGAGATACTTGGTCGGCAGGTTCGTCCGCCAGATGTTGTCGTAGAAGGCGTCGACGTCGTTCTCGCCGGTCCAGCCCTCGAACTCGACGATCTCGGTGTGCCCGAGCAGCTTGTCGGGGTTCCAGGTGTCCTTCTGGCCGTTGCGTACGAACCGGATCAGCTGGCTGTTCAGGCCCTTGTTGGTGGCACCACCGTAGGACTCGTCGTTGGCCCAGTGGGACCAGAGCGCGTCCTCCTCGAAGTGGTAGGACCACTCGGTGCCGATGTTCCAGCCCTGGCCGCGCAGCTCCCGGGCGAGCCGCTCCTGCAGCCAGCCGTAGGAGTAGTAGACGTCGATGTAGAGGAAGTCGAGGTTCGGGTGCGTCTCGCGGCGCAACTGGGCGAAGCGGTCGACGATGTTCTTCGTCGCGAGGTCGGTGCGCTGGTCGATGTAGTAGGACTGGTCGATCCAGTCCCAGCCGGGGCTGTTCTCGTTCACGAGGGTCTCGTCGAAGGTCTTGGCCTCGGGGTAGGCCTCGGTCGCGTTGACGTGGACCCCGAAGTCGGCGCCCCACTTCTCGCCCTCATGGGCGAGGGTGTTGAGGTCCTCGAGACCGCCGGCGCGGGTGTTGTAGTTGCCGCCGTAGTCGGGGTGCGCGGAGTCGTGGCCCTCGGAGCCGTAGCCCTTCAGCACCGCCAGCTGACCCAGCCCGTCGGTGGCCAGCGAGACCCGCTTGACGTCGTCGAGCGTACGCAGGAACGGATGCGTCGCCTGGCTGGCGAAGTTGAACGGGATGTGGGTGACCACCCGCTCGGGCGTCTCGTCCGCGCCGTTCACCGGCCGCTGGATGTCGCGGAGCGCGATCGCGCCGTCCTGCCAGTCGACCCGCTGGTCGTCGTTGGCGTCGGGGGTGATGGTGACCTTCGCCCACGGGAGCTCCTCGGTGTAGGGCGAGCCGGCCGCGCGGTAGGTCCACTGGCCGCTCCACAGCCCGACCCGGCGGCCGTCGTCGGTGGCACTCACGCTGCGCCAGATCCGGCCGCGCTCGTTGGTCGCGTCGCCACCGCTCTGGTCGTAGACCGAGTTGGTCTCGATGGCGGCGGCCAGCTGGTCGGTGTCGACGATGGCGTACGCCGATCCGACCGGCTTCTCGGTCGTGGCCAGGTCCGCGGTCACCTCGGTGTGGGTGTCGCCGTTCTTGGTGCGGTCGGCGCTGACGACGGCGGTGCTCACCGTCGCGCCGGCCTGGTCAGAGCTGACCGACAGGAGATCGTGTCCGGGGATGTCGAGGGTGCCGACCCGGTGCTCGGCGGTGTCGGTGATCTCGGTGACGGCGAAGGTGACGACGTCACCGGCGACCTCGAGCTTCGCGTCGAGCTCGACGCCGGGCACGTCGGCGAAGGTCAGCCGGTAGGTCGCGGTGTCGGCGTCGACCTGGGTGCCGGTCACGGTCGCGGTGTGCACGCTGCCGTTGATCCGTACGGAGGTGGGCAGCGTCGAGGCGCCGCCGACCTCGCCGCCGGCGGTGTGCCGGTAGCCGAGCACGGCCGGGAAGTCCTCGGCCACCTGGACGGTCAGCACGGACGAGGTCAGGGTGAAACCGCCCGCGGGGGCGGCGTGGCCTTCGGGCGCGACGGCGACCACGCCGGCGAAGGCCGTCACGGACGCGAGGAGGGCGGTGGGGAAACGCTTCGGCATCGAGACTCCCGAGGGTGGGGGTGGGCCTGAGGTTCCGTCCATCATGCAGAGTTTTGCGCGGATTGGCTACGTTATGAGCAAAAGTTGTCATAGCCTCGGGCGGGTGACCCCCACCTTGGCCTGGCAGGACGGCGAGTTCCTGAAGCACGGCGTCCAGCACCGGATCCTGTCCGGCTCGATCCACTACTTCCGCATCCACCCGGACCTGTGGGAGGACCGGCTGCGCCGGGTCGCCGCCACCGGCTTCAACACCGTCGACACCTACGTCGCCTGGAACTTCCACGAGCCGGACGAGGGGTCCCCGGACTTCACCGGACCTCGCGACCTGGCCCGTTTCGTCACGATCGCCGGCGATCTCGGGCTGGATGTGATCGTCCGCCCCGGGCCCTACATCTGCGCCGAGTGGACCAACGGCGGGCTGCCCTCATGGCTGACCGCGCGCACCCGAGCACCGCGCAGCAGCGACGCGGTCTATCAGGACGCGGTCGCTCGCTGGCTCGACGTCCTGCTTCCCCGGCTCGTCCCGCTCCAGGCCGGCCACGGCGGACCGGTCGTCGCGGTGCAGCTCGAGAACGAGTACGGCTCCTACGGCGACGACGCCGCGCATCTCGTCTGGCTCCGCCAGGCGCTCCTCGACCGCGGCGTCACCGAGCTGCTCTACACCGCCGACGGTCCGACCGACGTCATGCTCGACGCCGGCATGGTCGAGGGCACCCTCGCCGCGGCGACGTTCGGCAGCCGCGCCACGGAGGCCGCGACGAAGCTGAGCGCGCGACGGCCCGGCGAGCCGTTCCTGTGCGCCGAGTTCTGGAACGGCTGGTTCGACCACTGGGGCGAGAACCACCACGTCCGCTCCCCCGAGAGCGCCGCCGCGACGCTGCGGGAGATCGTCGACCTCGGTGGCTCGGTCAGCGTCTACATGGCCCACGGTGGGACCAACTTCGGGCTCTGGGCCGGGTCCAACCACGACGGCCGCCGGATCCAGCCCACGGTCACGAGCTACGACTCCGACGCGCCGGTCGGCGAGGACGGCCGGGTCTCGGAGAAGTTCCGGCTCTACCGCGAGATCCTCGCGCCGGCCACCGGGCGCACCGTCGACGAGCTGCCCGCGCTGCCACCCACTCCCGCGCGGCACGCGCAGGCCTCGGTGCCGCTCGTGCCCGGCGCCGACCTGCTCTCGTTGGTGACGCGCAAGCCGGCGACCCGTGCGGCGCGGCCGCTGAGCTTCGAGGAGCTGGGCATCGACACCGGCCTGGTGACGTACCGGTCCTCGGTCACGCTCCCCGGCCACGACGTCCATCTCACCGTGCGCGGGCTGCACGACCGGGCGTACGTCTTCCTCGACGGGGAGCCGCTCGGCATCCTCGAGCGCGACGACGCCGAGCCCGCGATGCTCACGCTTCCCGGCCTCGGCAGGGTCGCCGAGCTGACCCTGGTCGTCGAGGCGCTCGGCCGGGTCAACTACGGCCCGCTGCTCGGCGAGCACAAGGGCATCCTCGGCGGCGTCCAGGTGGACCGGCGCCTCGTCCACGGCTGGAACCACCACCTCGCTCCCCTCGACCGCTGGGACGACCTCGACGGTCTCCCCCACGCCACCTTCGAGGTCGAGGCGCCCGCCGACGGCTGGCTCGCCGTCCCGGGCGACGGTGACCGGTTCGTCTGGCTCAACGGCACCCTGCTCGGCCGGCTCTGGGCCCGCGGACCACAACGACGCCTCTACGCCCCCGCTCCCCTGTGGCGCGCCGGCGCCAACCAGGTCGCCGTCCTCGACCTCACCACCCCGGCGACCCACGTCGAGGTGCACCCGGACCCGGACTTCGGACCGAGCGAGGAGTACGTCGAGTCGCTGCCGACCGGCACTCAGCCCAGTCGCCGCAAGGCGGCCTCGGCCGCATGGAACCCGCCCATGCCGTGAACCCCGGCTCCGGGCGGCGTCGCCGAGGAGCACAGGTAGACACCGGGCACCCCAAGAGCGTAGGGATCGAGCGCCGGGCGCGGGCGCAGCGCGATCTGCCGAGCGGTGTTCGCGCCGGCGCTGATGTCGCCGCCCACCCAGTTCGGGTTGTACGTCTCCAGCTCCGCGGGATTGCGGGTGGAGACGGCCACGATGCGGTCGCGGAATCCAGGGGCGAAGCGCTCGATCTGGCCGATGATCGCGTCGGTGGCGTCCCCATCGTAGGCGTGCGGAACGTGGGCGTAGGCGTAGATCGGGTTGACCGAGCCCTGGGAGCGGGACGGGTCGGCGAGATATTGCTGGCCGAGCAGGACGAAGGGACGCTCGGCCATGGTGCCGCGGCCCGTGCGCTTCTCGACAGCCGCGATCTCGGAGGCGGTGCCACCCAGGTGCAGCGTGCCGGCGCGGCGGCAGGCCTCGTTCGTCCACGGGATGTCGCCCTCGACGGCGAGGTCGATCTTGAACGCCGCCGGGCCGTAGCGATAGCGCCCGAGCGCACGGCGGACGTGGCCGGGCAGTGCCTCGCCGACGATGTCGAGCACCCCGCGCGGTGCTGTGTCGAGCATGGTGACGTCGGGCGCGCCGCCCGCGAGGTCCCGCAGCTGGTCCAGGGAGGTGACCCGGACGCCGGTGACCATCTTGCCGCCGAGCTCCTCCAGCTCGGCCAGCAGCGCCCGGGTGATGTTCTCGGTCCCCCCTTCGGCCACCGGCCACCCCACCACGTGCGCGGCCGCGGTCAGCATCAGGCCGACCGAGCTGCTGAGCGGGGTGTCGAGGCGGCCGAAGGCGTGGGCGGCCACACCCATGAACAGCGCCCGCGCCGGGTCGTCGCGGAAGTGGCGCGCGGTCCAGGTCGCCGGCTGGAGGGCGCCGACACCGAACCGGCCCAGCACGACGGGGTGGCGAGGCAGGTGCAGGGCCGACTGGAACACCTCCTCGATGAGCGCCTCGAAGTTCCGGGTGGGGTTGTCGAACAGACGGTCCCACCGGTCGGCGTCCGCGCCGAGCGAGTGTCGGGTCAGCTCCCGGTCGCGGGCCGCGACTCCCGCCCGGCCGTCGTCGAGCGGGTGGGCCAGGTCGATCTCCGGCCACAGCCACCGCAGCCCGTGCCGTTCCAGCCCGAGGGAGGCGAAGAACGGCGAGGCGACACCTGTCGGATGGAACGCCGCGCAGTCGTCGTGGAGCACGCCGGGGACGGTGCGCTCGCTGGTCCGGGTGCCCCCACCGGGACGCTCGTACGCCTCGATGACGGTCACCTCGACCCCGGCCTGCGCGAGCCTGATGGCCGCAGCGAGCCCGTTGGGCCCGCTGCCCACCACCATAGCGGTGCTCATGCCATCATCTCCCTGCCGCTCGAAGGCCCGGCCGTCAGCGTACGCCGGCGACGGAACCCCGGCGCGCTCCAGGACACCTTCAGCGGGACCGGCCCGTTCGGCAGCCACGGCTGCTCGGCGACGCAGTCTTTTACGTTCCAGGTGCCCGTCTCCACCACGCCGAGGGCGGCGTCGATGACGCGGTAGGCCTGCGGCGGGTTGGCCCAGGGGATGGCCTGGGACTCGCAGTAGGCCACGACGAGGTCGCCGGGAGCCAGGTTCAGGCGCTTCTGGACGGCCGCGACCAGGCGTTCGTCGTGGAGGTGGCCGTCGCCGAAGTTCCAGCCGAGGACGGCGTTGCAGACGAATTCGCCATCACGGACCGTGCGCGTCTCGATGTCGTCCAGGTGCTCGTAGAGCACCGAGAGCAACCCTCGCCCCTGGCTGTGCATCGAGCGCCACGCGAGCACCTTCTGCATGGTCATCTCGGCGTCGTCGGGCTCGTAGGGCGTGGGCAGCATCCGCTGGAGCTGGTCGACCTGGTTCTCGACGAGCGGAAGCTCGTTGAGCCGCTCCTCGACCCCGGGCCTC from Nocardioides luteus includes:
- a CDS encoding glycoside hydrolase family 35 protein translates to MTPTLAWQDGEFLKHGVQHRILSGSIHYFRIHPDLWEDRLRRVAATGFNTVDTYVAWNFHEPDEGSPDFTGPRDLARFVTIAGDLGLDVIVRPGPYICAEWTNGGLPSWLTARTRAPRSSDAVYQDAVARWLDVLLPRLVPLQAGHGGPVVAVQLENEYGSYGDDAAHLVWLRQALLDRGVTELLYTADGPTDVMLDAGMVEGTLAAATFGSRATEAATKLSARRPGEPFLCAEFWNGWFDHWGENHHVRSPESAAATLREIVDLGGSVSVYMAHGGTNFGLWAGSNHDGRRIQPTVTSYDSDAPVGEDGRVSEKFRLYREILAPATGRTVDELPALPPTPARHAQASVPLVPGADLLSLVTRKPATRAARPLSFEELGIDTGLVTYRSSVTLPGHDVHLTVRGLHDRAYVFLDGEPLGILERDDAEPAMLTLPGLGRVAELTLVVEALGRVNYGPLLGEHKGILGGVQVDRRLVHGWNHHLAPLDRWDDLDGLPHATFEVEAPADGWLAVPGDGDRFVWLNGTLLGRLWARGPQRRLYAPAPLWRAGANQVAVLDLTTPATHVEVHPDPDFGPSEEYVESLPTGTQPSRRKAASAAWNPPMP
- a CDS encoding phytoene desaturase family protein, with product MSTAMVVGSGPNGLAAAIRLAQAGVEVTVIEAYERPGGGTRTSERTVPGVLHDDCAAFHPTGVASPFFASLGLERHGLRWLWPEIDLAHPLDDGRAGVAARDRELTRHSLGADADRWDRLFDNPTRNFEALIEEVFQSALHLPRHPVVLGRFGVGALQPATWTARHFRDDPARALFMGVAAHAFGRLDTPLSSSVGLMLTAAAHVVGWPVAEGGTENITRALLAELEELGGKMVTGVRVTSLDQLRDLAGGAPDVTMLDTAPRGVLDIVGEALPGHVRRALGRYRYGPAAFKIDLAVEGDIPWTNEACRRAGTLHLGGTASEIAAVEKRTGRGTMAERPFVLLGQQYLADPSRSQGSVNPIYAYAHVPHAYDGDATDAIIGQIERFAPGFRDRIVAVSTRNPAELETYNPNWVGGDISAGANTARQIALRPRPALDPYALGVPGVYLCSSATPPGAGVHGMGGFHAAEAALRRLG